The following are encoded together in the bacterium genome:
- the lpdA gene encoding dihydrolipoyl dehydrogenase, with the protein MYDVIVIGGGPGGYGAALYAHNFGLSVALVEKDELGGTCLLRGCIPAKTWLQSAEVYSTVRSAGEFGVVTGETSFDWPKALARKDRIVNGLVRGLSGLLRMRKVEVVKGTGRMAGPGRVEVDHDGATRVLEGRAVILATGSVPIELPGFPYDGVRIVNSDHALDWTERPDRVGIIGGGIVGCEFASLLADVGSDVVVFEMLDQIIPGFEPAAARELQKQLRRRRVRFFLEAAATLDNSGERPLLLGGTGAAESGVEVDAVLVAVGRRPVTENLGLDTVRTETDRGFVITDLETMQTAEPGVFAVGDIVAGTPGLAHGAFAEAMAAITFIATGTPAPVDYRALPSVVYTHPEVASVGITSVDAAAKGIAVEEHDHSFVGVGRARIIGRNQGFVRILNEVDGPIVGATVVGPQAGEMIHELMYAVGWEALPEEVAAFIHAHPTLSEAIGETLLSSAGRPLH; encoded by the coding sequence GTGTATGACGTAATCGTGATCGGCGGCGGCCCCGGCGGCTACGGCGCCGCCCTGTACGCCCACAACTTCGGTCTCTCGGTGGCTCTGGTCGAGAAGGATGAGCTAGGCGGAACCTGCCTGCTACGGGGCTGCATACCGGCCAAGACCTGGCTCCAGTCCGCCGAGGTTTACTCGACGGTTCGTTCCGCAGGGGAGTTCGGAGTGGTGACGGGGGAAACCTCCTTCGACTGGCCCAAGGCGCTGGCGCGCAAGGACCGGATCGTGAACGGCCTCGTGAGAGGCCTGTCCGGTCTGCTCAGGATGCGGAAGGTCGAGGTCGTCAAGGGCACGGGCCGGATGGCCGGACCGGGAAGGGTCGAGGTCGATCACGACGGAGCCACCCGGGTACTCGAGGGCCGGGCGGTGATCCTCGCCACCGGTTCGGTGCCGATCGAGCTTCCGGGCTTCCCTTACGACGGCGTCAGGATCGTCAACTCAGACCATGCGCTCGACTGGACCGAGCGGCCCGATCGGGTGGGGATCATCGGGGGCGGGATAGTTGGTTGCGAGTTCGCCAGCCTGCTGGCCGACGTGGGCAGCGATGTGGTGGTCTTCGAGATGCTGGACCAGATCATTCCCGGCTTCGAGCCGGCCGCCGCCCGAGAGCTCCAGAAGCAGTTGAGGCGCAGACGGGTGAGGTTCTTCCTGGAGGCCGCCGCGACGCTCGACAACTCCGGTGAGCGCCCGCTCCTCCTCGGCGGGACCGGGGCGGCCGAGTCGGGAGTCGAGGTGGACGCGGTGCTGGTGGCCGTAGGGCGCCGGCCGGTGACCGAGAATCTGGGGCTGGACACGGTCCGGACGGAGACCGACCGGGGCTTCGTCATCACCGACCTGGAGACCATGCAGACTGCCGAGCCGGGCGTCTTCGCGGTCGGCGACATCGTGGCCGGCACCCCCGGCCTCGCGCACGGCGCCTTCGCCGAGGCCATGGCAGCCATCACGTTCATAGCCACCGGAACGCCCGCTCCGGTCGATTACCGGGCCCTCCCCAGCGTGGTCTACACCCATCCGGAGGTGGCATCCGTGGGCATCACCTCGGTCGATGCGGCTGCCAAGGGTATTGCGGTGGAGGAGCACGACCACTCCTTCGTGGGCGTGGGCCGGGCCCGCATCATCGGGAGGAACCAGGGATTCGTAAGGATCCTGAACGAGGTCGACGGGCCTATCGTGGGCGCCACCGTGGTCGGACCGCAGGCCGGCGAGATGATCCACGAGTTGATGTACGCGGTGGGCTGGGAAGCCCTGCCGGAGGAGGTGGCGGCGTTCATACACGCCCATCCCACGTTGAGCGAGGCGATCGGAGAGACCTTGCTGTCCTCGGCGGGTCGTCCCCTTCACTGA